GGAGGGTAATCGCTGGGTGACCGCGTCGGATGCCACGGCCCGCATGCATCGGATGAGCATCGGCACGATCACGTCGGATGGTGCCGTTTCGGTTCAGTTCGTCACGGGCAGGCATCTCGGCAGCGTTGAAGAATCGTTCGCAGCGAAGTTGAAGGCCGGAGACACGTTTACGTTTGCCGGCCGCACGGTGCAGTTCGTGCGCCTGCACGACATGACGATCCAGGTACGGCTGGCTACGACGAAACGGGGTACCGTGCCCCGTTGGATGGGTGGGAAGCTGCCGATGTCGGCAAGCCTCGCCAAGGCCCTACGCGTGAGGCTGGACGAGGCGGCCGGCGGCCAGTTCGTGGACGCGGAGATGCAGCACGTTCGCCCGATTCTCGAGCTGCAGGCGCGGTGGTCGCAACTGCCGAGGATGAGCGAGGTGCTGATCGAGACGACGCGAACGCGCGATGGTCACCATCACTTCCTGTACACCATGCAGGGCCGGCTGGCGCACGAAGGGCTGGCGGCGCTGTTGACGTATCGGCTTGGCGAAGGTCGGCCGATCACGGCCACGTTCAACGACCTGGGGATCGAGTTACTATCGCCCGTACCACTTGCGGAAACTGCAGAGCAATGGCGTGCTGCGCTGTCGGCAGAGCGGCTACTGGAAGACGTGATGGCTTGCCTGAACACCGGTGAACTGGCCAAGCGGCACTTCCGCGAGATCGCGCGCATCGCGGGATTGCTGGTGCCGCAACGGCCAGGCGCGCATCGGAGCGTGCGTCAGCTGCAGGCGTCCAGCGGGTTATTTTACGACGTCTTCTCCGAGTTCGACCCGCAGAACCTGCTGCTGGAACAGGCGCGTAGAGAGGTGCTGCAACAACAGCTTGAGTTCACGCGGCTAAGCGGCGCACTACGCGACCTTGGCGACCGTTCGTTGATCCTGTCCTCTCCAGCCCGGCTTACACCGTTGGCCTTTCCGTTGTGGGCCGAGCGCATTCAATCACAGCAGCTGCGATCGGAGAGCGCCAGCGCGCGCATCGAACGCGTCGCCCGCCAACTGGAGGCCGCCGCCGACGCGGACGGGGGATGATGAAACTGCCGGGATCACTCCCCTATCGGCATGGGCCGGCCGAGCTGGTGCTGTTGCCGCAGCACGCCATCTGGTGGCCGGCGATGCGGGCGCTGGTCGTCGCCGACGTGCATTTGGGGAAGGGTACGGCCTTTCGTGCGTTGGGCGTGCCGGTGCCAATCGGCAGCAGCGCGAAAGATCTGGATCGACTGAGTTCGCTCCTCCAGGCGACGGCGGCCGAGCACCTCTTCATCCTTGGCGACCTCATCCATGGCCGGCGCTCGCACCAGCCAGAGTTGCATGAAACCATGTACACGTGGCGAGCAACGCACGCGAAGGTGAACATCCTGTTGATCCGCGGCAACCATGACGAACGGGCTGGCCGACTGCCGGCCGATCTCCGAATAGATGAGCTCGGTCCTCAACTTGTCGATGGTCTCATGCTGCGACACGATCCGGCGCCCGATAATTCGGGTGAGTACGTGCTGGCGGGTCATGTGCATCCGGTGATCGCTCTGCGGGATTTCGATCGGTCGCAAGTCGTCTTGCCGTGCTTTGCGTTTGGCCGCGATGGGGTGGGTATCTTACCTGCATTCGGTTCTTTCACGGGTGGCCACCGCATTGATCGCGAAGATGGTCAAACCTGCTTCGCATGTGCGGCCGGGCGGGTGCTGAAGATCAGCTGACGACCTCTAACCGTACTTCGCAGTTCGCCGCAACACTTTGCTTACGGCTGAGCCCGAATTCGTGCGCTCCGGCCTCCGCAGGTCTTCAGTAAATTGGATGACGTAGAGTGGTCAGGGGATACATGGATGTCGCACCCGCAAGTCTGTGAAAGCTCTGCTTGATGGCACCCACGAGCCGCGCCGGTACAGCCCGGCGAGGTGCCACCGTTTCGGACGACGCCGGCGCATCATTCCATGAGCGATCCACGAAAGATCAACCTGCTCGTCGCCGACGGCCGCAAGCTGTTGCGCGAGGGGCTGTGCCTGTTGCTTGAACAGCACGCTGACCTACGGGTGATCGCCGAGGCCGACGAGGCGCGGGCGGCGGTAAAGCTCGCGCGGGCGCTGCCGGTGCAGGTGGTCATTCTGAACCTGTCGGCGACGGGGCCCGATGATATCGATGTCGTGCGCGCGATCCTGCAGGCCAACCCGTCGGTGTCGGTGATCGCGCTGGCGCTGCAACCGTCCGCCGGCCGCGTGCGCGAGATATTAGAGGCTGGCGCAACGGGCTGTTTAAACAAAGAGTCCGCCGGCGCTGAACTCGTGACGGCGATCCGTCTCGTCCGCACCGGGCAGGTCTACCTCAGTCCCGGCTTGGTTCACTCGGTCGTCACCACGTACGTGCGCCCGAGCGCGCGCGACGCCGCCAAGCATAAGCCGCTGGCGCCGCGCGAACGTGAGATTCTTCGCCGCATCGCCGAGGGCCAGATCACCAAGCAGATCGCAGCCGACCTGAATGTTGGGACGAAGACGGTCGAAACGCACCGCCGGCGCATCATGGAAAAATTGAACGTCTACACCGTTGCCGAGCTGACGAAGCACGCCGTGCGCGAGGGACTAACATCGCTGGAACCGCATGGGGCGTGATCGAAGTTCGCGTTGGCGCCGCGTTTAGGTCACACATCGCAGACCCGCTTGATGCGGCGCGTTGAACCGCATTTGCGTCAATTGACGCACCCCTAAAGCCAAATCCTTTAACGGCCGATAATGAACGGTCCGGTTGCGCGCGTAAGAATGGGCCCTGCGCAGTCGGCACGATCCGCGACCACGGTTGCTTGGGCAAGCGGCCGAGCGGATGCCTCAAGTTGTTGCCGTTGTGCTCCCGTCTGGGCGTGCGCGATCCGTCGTGCACGCGCATGAGCGGGAGGATGTAAACATGCGTCTATATCTGCGCGCGTTCTCCTACTTCAAACCAGACCTCTCGCTCGTGCTGATCTGGCTCTCGCTGATCGGCCTGTCGACCGGCCTCGGCCTGCTGACGGCGTGGCCGATGGCGGTGCTGATCGATTCCGTCCTCACCGCGTCGCCGAAGCGCGACGTGATGCACAACCTTTTCCTCGCGCCGCTACCGTCCGGCCAGTTTGGGCAGATCGTCGGGTTGGCCGCGATCGGACTGCTGTTCAAACTGCTTGCGGACGTGCTGGGCGTCGCGCAGTCGGCCGTCAGCAACAAGCTGAACTACAACGGGTTGATCCGCGTGCGCTGCGACCTATACCGCAAGCTGCAGGCATTGAACCTGACTTATCACCGCAATCAGCCGCAGGGCGATGCGATCTATCGCCTTAGCACCGACACGTTCGGTTGCCAGACCATCCTCGGCGTGTTGGTGAACACAATCGTGGCAGCCGTCACGCTGGTCGCGATGACCGTTCTCCTGGCGACGCGTAACCTGTCGCTCACGTTGCTCGCGTTCTCCGTGGTGCCGGTGCTTGCCGTTGCCAACATCTACTTCGGCCGGCGGTTCCGCGAGCGCACGATGGAATGCAAAGAGGTCGACACCCGTTTCACCACCGCGGTGCAGCGGTCGATGGCCTGCATCGGCCTCGTGCAATCGTTCGGCCGCGAGTCGGACGAGTTCAGCCGATTTCACGGTACCGTCAGCCAAGCCGTGGCAGCGTGGTGGCGACTGAACCGCCAGCAGATGGCCTACACGCTTGCAACCGGCGCGACGTTCGGCGTGGGCGGGGCGATCGTCTTCGGCTACGGTGGCTATCTCGTCTACCGCGACCAGTTCCTGCAGTCTGGAAACAGCAACGGCATGACCGTGGGATCGCTCATGATCTTCACGGCCTACCTCGGCATGCTCTGGGGGCCCCTCTGCACGCTCACCGGGTTCGTCTACAACATTCAGGGCGGCGTCGCGGGCGCGCAGCGCGTCTTCGACGTGCTCGATCGTGATCCGGTGATCGCCGATCGGCCAAACGCGCAGTCTCTTCCCAGGCAGCCGCGCACGCTGCAGTTGGATGGCGTTTCGTTCGCGTACGACGGTGGCCGGCAAGTGCTGGCGGGCGTGTCGGCGACGATCAACCCGGGCGAGATGGTCGCGTTCGTCGGTCCCAGCGGCGTGGGCAAGAGCACGCTGCTGAACCTGTTCCCACGCTTCTACGATCCCAGCGGTGGGGCCGTCCGATTTGATGGCATCGACGCCCGCGACGTGAAGATCGCCGATCTGCGCAAGCACGTCGCGCTGGTGTTGCAGGAAAGCGTGATCCTGCCGACCACAATTGCTGAGAACATCGCCTACGGCCGACCGACCGCATCGGCCGACGAAATTCACCAAGCCGCCCGCCTTGCCGGCGCCGCCGGGTTTATCGAAGAACTTCCCGATGGTTACGCGACGCGCATCACCGAGGGGGGCCAGAATCTGTCGGGCGGCCAGCGCCAGCGCATCGCCATCGCGAGGGCCTTGCTGACCGAAGCGCCGTTCATCGTGCTGGATGAGCCCACCAGCGCGCTCGACCCGCTGCACGAGGCGCACGTAACTCGCGCGTTGCGCGAGTTGAAACGCCAACGGACGATCCTGATCGTCAGCCACCGGCTCAGCACCGTCGTCGATTGCGACCGCATTCTCGTCATGAACGCCGGCCGGATCGTCGAGCAGGGCACACACCAGCAACTAATTGCCCTCAATGGCCTTTACGCGCAAATGGCTGCCCAGCAATTCGATGCACCTTCAGGGCCGCGGTTGGCCGCGTAATTGGTCCTTCTTACACGCGTGCCACTCACTCCGCCGGGGTGCCGTTGTGCCGTGCAGCCCGTGTCGCAGTTGACATCGGTGAAAGCCGTAGCGTCGTCGCCGTACTTCCTGAGCCGGCGACGTTTTTCCTTACACGAATGGTGCGGTCGGCGCCCGTGTCATTCCCGTTTAATGCCTTCCGCTGCGCCACATCCCCTGCACATCCCGACGGTTCCTGCTGCTGCTGATCCTTGTCGTAGCGCGCCTCGCCAGTCTGTCCTCCCTGGGGTGGCCCATGTCCGGGCACAGCCGTTGTATTGCTGCTCATCAACGACGGCACGGGCGCGAGCCTGATGCTGCTTGAGTCTTCGCAAAGCCGGGCACTCGCTGTGGTCGGCGCAAGGGCCAACTTATATGAGCAAACGGATTCTGATCACCGGCGGGGCGGGGTTCATCGGCTCGCATCTGGCGGATGAACTGTTGGAACGGGGCTATCGCGTTCGGGTGCTCGATCACCTGTCGGCCCAAGTTCATGGCGAGGATGTTCGCCGGCCTGAATACCTTCATCCAGACGTTGAACTGACCATTGGCGACGTTCGCGACCCCGCGGCCGTCCGCCGCGCGATGGCGGGTGTGGATGCCGTCTATCACTTGGCCGCTGCGGTGGGTGTTGGTCAGAGCATGTACGAGATCGCCAACTACACTAGCCTGAACAACCTTGGTACCGCCGTGCTGCTGGAAGCGCTGATCGAACGGCCGGTCGAGCGTCTCGTCGTCGCATCCAGCATGAGCATCTACGGCGAGGGCCTTTACAAGGACCCCGACGGCGAGATCTCTACTGGCCTCGAGCGCACGCTGGACCAGTTGAAGGAACACGATTGGGAAGTGCGCAACAACCGCGCGCAGGTGCTGACGCCCATCGCGACGCCAGAATCGAAACA
Above is a window of Tepidisphaeraceae bacterium DNA encoding:
- a CDS encoding ABC transporter ATP-binding protein, whose protein sequence is MRLYLRAFSYFKPDLSLVLIWLSLIGLSTGLGLLTAWPMAVLIDSVLTASPKRDVMHNLFLAPLPSGQFGQIVGLAAIGLLFKLLADVLGVAQSAVSNKLNYNGLIRVRCDLYRKLQALNLTYHRNQPQGDAIYRLSTDTFGCQTILGVLVNTIVAAVTLVAMTVLLATRNLSLTLLAFSVVPVLAVANIYFGRRFRERTMECKEVDTRFTTAVQRSMACIGLVQSFGRESDEFSRFHGTVSQAVAAWWRLNRQQMAYTLATGATFGVGGAIVFGYGGYLVYRDQFLQSGNSNGMTVGSLMIFTAYLGMLWGPLCTLTGFVYNIQGGVAGAQRVFDVLDRDPVIADRPNAQSLPRQPRTLQLDGVSFAYDGGRQVLAGVSATINPGEMVAFVGPSGVGKSTLLNLFPRFYDPSGGAVRFDGIDARDVKIADLRKHVALVLQESVILPTTIAENIAYGRPTASADEIHQAARLAGAAGFIEELPDGYATRITEGGQNLSGGQRQRIAIARALLTEAPFIVLDEPTSALDPLHEAHVTRALRELKRQRTILIVSHRLSTVVDCDRILVMNAGRIVEQGTHQQLIALNGLYAQMAAQQFDAPSGPRLAA
- a CDS encoding response regulator transcription factor; amino-acid sequence: MSDPRKINLLVADGRKLLREGLCLLLEQHADLRVIAEADEARAAVKLARALPVQVVILNLSATGPDDIDVVRAILQANPSVSVIALALQPSAGRVREILEAGATGCLNKESAGAELVTAIRLVRTGQVYLSPGLVHSVVTTYVRPSARDAAKHKPLAPREREILRRIAEGQITKQIAADLNVGTKTVETHRRRIMEKLNVYTVAELTKHAVREGLTSLEPHGA
- the pdeM gene encoding ligase-associated DNA damage response endonuclease PdeM, whose protein sequence is MMKLPGSLPYRHGPAELVLLPQHAIWWPAMRALVVADVHLGKGTAFRALGVPVPIGSSAKDLDRLSSLLQATAAEHLFILGDLIHGRRSHQPELHETMYTWRATHAKVNILLIRGNHDERAGRLPADLRIDELGPQLVDGLMLRHDPAPDNSGEYVLAGHVHPVIALRDFDRSQVVLPCFAFGRDGVGILPAFGSFTGGHRIDREDGQTCFACAAGRVLKIS